In Ammoniphilus sp. CFH 90114, the DNA window CTTGAATGACAGTAAAGTGAAAGAGGCGTATCTTGGCCACTAAAATTAGGAAAGAAGAGTATCCTTATCGTTGGGATACTCTTTTTCTATCTTACATGGTTTCAAAAATAAACCGTTCATTAAACAATAAGTTGAGGATCATGTTGGGGAATTTTCTTAAACTAATATTCAAGAATTCATTAATAATAAACATCTCCCCAGATGTAAAGGAGAATATGATTTCTCCCCATAGTTCGGTTTCATATCGACAAAGCATTCCTAGAATATACATCAGCATGTAATGAGACATGAGCTCTGGAAAAAATAGAGCAGGATTGTCCTTCAAGAGAAAGTAATGATTCCCTTTATAATCTTGAATAAATAAGTCATTCTCAAATCCAGACGGCGATTCAGATACATGGATGTTTAACGGATGTTCCCAACTGATACGAATGATTCCCTTAGGCGCTCGGAGGGAGTGGGGAGCAAAAATCGCCTTTCCTTGATTACGCCGATTGAGAAAATGGATAAAGCTTTCATAAGATAAGTGGTATTTATCCAAAATATGTTCAGGAAGGTAAAACATCGTTACAGGAGAAGAAAAGTCAATATGTTTGGAGATATGTAGAGGAATCAAGGAAACTTCCTCATAGGTCTTCTCATAGCTCTCCCGTAATTCAGGAATCATGGAGAGGAGATCTTTCAGTTTAAACTTCTCTCCTACAATATGGCCCGATTGCAAGTGTTGGGCCACCATTGGAAACAGCCCTTCTTTCTGAACTTTGACCTCGTCCTCAGAGAAACTATATTCAAGCTTTTTAAGCTTTCGACTGGTAATCCCATGCTGAAGAACACGAGTATGCGCTGGATATCCGGGATCGGAGGTTAGAATGACCGCTTTTAACAAGCTAACCATTCCGTAGTAGATGAGCAAGGGTTTAACAAGGATATTGCTATTGAAAGCGGCAGTGTAATATTCTCTGCCTTGCTTAATGTAATAAATAAACTTATGCGTATTTTGGAAAGCAAAACGTGAAGCATGATCTCCATGTTGAGTCCGGTAAGCTTTTTCTAGGAAGCTTTTCACATGAGGCTCACTTTCAAAATACACGAACATACTTAACATTTTTTCGTTAGGATTTTCGCATGCTATGCGATGAATACAGTCCACAAGCATCACCAATCTTCTCTAATATTCGGTAATGGTTGATAAGGTGTGACAATATTTTATCTGTTTCCTAATAGTTTGCTTCAGAATACGAACAATATAAGGGGATTCTTGACAGTAAATTATGGGTTTTGTTAAACTACGTCTAATATCTTTTTATATCAGCTTGAGCCTATGAAAAATAAATGGACGAAGGGAAGGGAAAACAAGTGTGGGAAAACAAATTTGCTAAAGAAGGATTAACCTTTGACGATGTGTTGTTGGTACCTGCCAAATCAGAAATCTTGCCTCGTGATGTAGATGTAGCGATTCAATTGAGTGAGAATGTCCGATTGAATGTGCCCATTATTAGTGCCGGAATGGATACGGTAACGGAGTCGGCAATGGCTGTTGCTATGGCTAGGCAAGGTGGAATGGGAATCATCCACAAAAATATGAGTATAGAACAACAAGCTGAAGAAGTAGATCGTGTAAAACGTTCTGAAAGTGGAGTCATTTCTAATCCTTTTTCCCTAAGACCAGAAGAACAAGTTTATCGTGCGGAAGAAATTATGGCCAAGTATCGAATCTCTGGCGTTCCAATTGTGGACGAGGCAAACCATTTAGTGGGGATACTGACGAATCGCGACCTACGATTTGTCCATGACTATTCTATTGCGATCTCTGAAGTGATGACGAAAGAAAACTTAGTAACGGCACCTGTAGGTACGACGCTCAAAGAAGCGGAAAGCACTCTGCAAAAACATAAAATTGAGAAGTTGCCTCTCGTTGACGAAAATAATGTGCTTAAGGGTCTCATTACGATCAAAGATATCGAGAAGGCTATCCAATTTCCTCATGCAGCCAAGGATAAGCAAGGACGTCTGCTTGTAGGAGCAGCTGTAGGGGTGTCTAAGGATTTATTCGAACGGTCTGCAGCGTTAATTGCTGCGGGAGCGGATTGCTTAGTTGTGGATACAGCTCACGGACATTCTAAAGGGGTATTGGACAGTGTTCGCGAATTAAGAGCAAAGTACCCAGACCTCACGATTATTGCAGGTAATGTGGCTACGGGTGAGGCAACACAAGATTTAATTGAAGCAGGAGCTTCTGTTATTAAGGTGGGTATCGGGCCAGGCTCCATCTGTACAACACGGGTTGTAGCTGGAATTGGTGTTCCACAAGTAACGGCTGTGTTTGACTGTGCTACGGTTGCCAGAAAATATGGGATTCCTATTATTGCAGATGGTGGAATTAAGTATTCTGGGGATATTACGAAAGCGATTGGCTCCGGAGCAAGTGCTGTTATGCTTGGAAGCCTATTTGCTGGTTGTGAAGAAAGTCCAGGAGAGTCCGAGATCTATCAAGGTCGTCGATTTAAAGTGTATCGTGGAATGGGCTCTTTAGGTGCGATGAAGGAAGGAAGTAAGGATCGTTATTTCCAGGAAAATGAAAAGAAGCTTGTACCTGAAGGAATTGAAGGACGAGTAGCTTACAAAGGACCTGTATCCGATATTGTCTTCCAGCTTGTAGGGGGTCTTCGAGCGGGTATGGGTTATTGTGGAACAAAAAGTTTATATGAGCTGCAAGAGAATGGAAAGTTCGTACGTATTACAGGCGCAGGTTTGGTGGAAAGTCACCCACACGATGTTCATATCACTAAAGAAGCACCGAATTACTCTATGTAATAAACGTTAAAGAGCCATTGGCCGAGGAGAATTCCTCGGCTCTTATTTAGCTCTTAAAATCTTGAGTTCTCTTGTGGTACAATGAATATTGGCTTGTATTACATGAGGAGGGGAGAAAAGGTTGAAATATAACATCAAGAAACGAATTGCATCTTTACTGACGTTAGCCTTAGTATTCATGTTGGCTTTGCCTTCAGGGAATCAAGCGGAGGCAGCTCCGGCAGGAATTAATCTAGAAGTGAAATCAGCCATCATGGTGGAACCTACAACAGGTCGTATTCTCTACAAGATGAACGAGAATGAGGCTCTTCCTCCAGCAAGTATGACGAAGATGATGACAGAGCTCCTCACGCTAGAAGCTGTGAAAAGCGGTAAGATCTCCTGGGACGATAAAGTGAAAACATCGGAATATGGACATTGGATGGGGAGATATGGGGGATCTCGTGTTTATCTTGGTTTAGGAGAAGTTCGAACTGTTAAAGAACTATACGAAGCGATGGCTATCTATTCTGCCAATGATGCTACGGTTATGCTAGCAGAGCATATATCCGGAACGGAAGAGAACTTCGCAAAGTTGATGAACCAGAAAGCCGCTGAGATTGGCATGGATAACTCTTATTTTGTCACGAGTACAGGTTATCCTGCGAGTGGATTAAAGCAATTCATACCTAATGCAGAAGGCGACAATCTGATGACGGCGAAGGATTCAGCCATTCTTGCTCGGGAAATTATAATGAACCATCCTGAAGCCCTTGAGATCTCTTCAATCCCAAGAAAGTTCTTCAGAGGTGAAGATTCTCCACAGAAGGTTCGTATGGACAACTGGAACTTTATGTTGCCGAGTCTGGTATACGGTTTTGAAGGAGTAGATGGTCTAAAGACCGGACATACTGATGCGGCTAAATATTGCTTCACAGGAACCGCTGAACGTAATGGTATGAGGATTATTACCGTGGTAATGGGAGCTGAAACGGAAGCGAAGCGATTCGCTGAAACGAAGAAGCTCATGACTCATGGTTTTAATAATTATAAGATGCAAACTATTGCAACCCAAGGAAAAGAGATTGAAGGCTTCGAAACCGTAGAAGTGAGAAAAGGGAAAGAGCTAGAAGCCAGGGCTATCCCTGAACGAAATCTCGTTGTACCGGTTCGCATTGATGATGAAGCAAATTACAAACCGGTTGTCACTACCCAAGAAGTAATAGCTCCAGTGAAAAAGGGACAATCTATAGGAAAAATAGGTGTTGAATATTCTGGAGAGGATTTACAAGAATATCTTCGTCCAACTGATCAAGAACAGGTCATGGTTCAACTAGTTGCAAAAGAAGAAGTGGAAAAAGGTGGAATGGTTCGCCTGTTCTTCCGCGCGATTAAGAGCTTTGTTGTAGGGATTTTCGACAGTATTACCGGGATGTTCTAGCATTTCCATGGGGAATGTTGTCATTTTGTCAGGCTTTATGTACAATAAGAATAATTTTATAAATATTTCTAACGGATATAAGTAGGGGGATAAATTAATTATGATCGAAACAGGTACTTCTTTAGTCAAACGCGGAATGGCTGAAATGCAAAAGGGCGGCGTCATCATGGACGTTATCAACGCTGAACAAGCAAAGATCGCTGAAGCAGCAGGTGCTGTAGCGGTTATGGCACTAGAAAGAGTACCAGCTGATATTCGTGCAGCTGGCGGAGTAGCTCGTATGGCTGATCCAACCATTGTAGAAGAAGTTATGGCAGCTGTGTCTATTCCAGTTATGGCGAAAGCCCGTATTGGACACTTTGTTGAGGCAAAGGTATTAGAAGCTTTAGGAGTAGACTATATCGATGAGAGTGAAGTATTAACTCCAGCTGACGAAGTATTCCACTTAAACAAGAAGGATTTCACCGTTCCTTTCGTATGTGGTGCACGTGATCTTGGGGAAGCTCTTCGCCGTATCGGAGAAGGTGCATCCATGATCCGTACGAAGGGTGAACCAGGAACAGGGAACATCGTAGAAGCTGTTCGTCACCAACGTACAATGCAAAGCCAGATTCGTAAAGTACAAAGCATGTCTTATGATGAATTAATGGCTGAAGCGAAAAACTTAGGTGCTCCTTATGAATTATTAGAGTATATCCACAAGAACGGAAAGCTTCCAGTGGTTAACTTTGCAGCAGGCGGAGTAGCTACACCAGCAGATGCTGCTTTGATGATGCACTTAGGTTCTGACGGAGTATTCGTAGGTTCTGGTATCTTCAAGTCCGACAATCCTGAGCGTTTCGCGAAGGCTATCGTGGAAGCAACTACTCACTTCCAAGATTACGCTTTAATCGGTCAGCTTTCCAAGAACCTTGGAACAGCGATGAAAGGGATTGAGATCTCTACTTTGTTGAAAAACGAGCGTATGGCTGAGCGCGGTTGGTAATCATGAGAAAAGTAGGAGTATTAGCTCTTCAAGGAGCTGTAGCAGAACATATGCGCCTGCTTGAGAAAGCAGGAGCGGAAGCTGTAGCGGTTAAGAAGGTATCTCAGCTTGATGAGATCGACGGCATCATTATTCCTGGCGGTGAGAGTACAACCATCGGGAAGCTAATGAAGCAGTACGGATTTGATATCGCCTTGAAGGAGTTTCATGAGCAGAAGAAACCACTATTCGGAACTTGTGCAGGGATGATTATCCTTGCCGGGCAGATTGCTGGTCAGGACTGGAATCACTTAGGTTTCATGGATATTACCGTACAGCGAAACGCCTTCGGACGCCAACGTGAAAGCTTTGAGATCGATCTACCGGTAAAAGGGATTGCGGATGACTTCCGTGCGGTTTTCATTCGTGCTCCTTTAATCCTAGAAGTAGGTCAAGACGTAGAAGTCCTTTCCGTTCACAACGACCAAGTGGTAGCAGCCCAACAGGGTCATCTTATGGTCGCTTCGTTCCATCCAGAATTAACTGATGATGAGCGAATCCATGGTTACTTCTTGGAATTGGTTGAGAAGTACCAATCTGAGCCTGCTTCTGTATAATGGATTTGCATTAACTGTAAAAATATAGTACATTATTTTCCATAAGCTTCATACTTAAGCAATGATGGGAATAGTAGTCATATCAGACGGAGTCTAGAGAGTCGGTGGTGGGTGCAAACCGAACTCGTCTTATGATGAATCCATCCCTGAGCGGTTGTAATGTAAAGAGTGGGCTATTCAACAATAGTCAACTAGGGTGGCAACGCGGGTGAAATCTCGTCCCTAATTTCTAGGGACGGGATTTTTTTGTTTTCATTTATTTAAAGGAGGATGACTTATGTTAGATATTAGACGCCTTCGAAACGATCTAGAAGGGGTAAAACAAGCGCTTGGGAATCGTGGTGGAGAATTTGCAGGACTAGATCAATTTACGGAATTGGATGAGAAGAGAAGATCGTTATTAGTTGAGAGCGAAACCTTAAAGAATAAGAGAAATACCGTATCTGAAGAAATCGCGGTAAAGAAACGGAATAAAGAAAATGCTGATGATTTGATTGCCGAAATGAAGGGTGTTGGCGACAAAATCAAGGAATTGGATGAAGAGATTCGCGGTGTAGAGGAGGAGTTAGATCAATTATTGTTGACTCTACCTAATCTCCCTCACGAAAGTGTCCCTGTCGGTGCGTCTGAGGAAGATAATGTTCCGGTTCGCCAATGGGGAGAACCTAACACATTCTCCTTTACTCCCAAGGCTCATTGGGATCTTGCGGCAGACTTAGGCATCCTTGATTTCGAAGCTGCGGCGAAAGTAACCGGAAGTCGTTTCGTCTTCTATAGAGGATTAGGGGCAAGATTAGAACGCGCCTTAATTCAATTTATGCTAGATCTTCATGTGGATCAGCATGGTTATGTGGAAATGATGCCGCCACAGATGGTGAACCGGGCCAGCATGACGGGTACAGGACAACTTCCGAAATTTGAAGATGACGCCTTTAAAGTCCAAGGAACAGAATATTTCTTAATTCCAACCGCGGAAGTACCAGTAACGAACTACCATCGTGAAGAAATTTTAACGAATGATCAACTACCCATTTACTATACAGCCTATAGTGCTTGTTTCCGCTCGGAAGCTGGATCTGCAGGAAGAGATACACGAGGGTTGATTCGTCAGCACCAGTTTAACAAGGTAGAATTAATTAAATTTGCAAGACCGGAAGAATCTTATGATGAATTAGAGAAAATGACAGCTAACGCCGAAAAGGTATTACAATTACTGGGTCTTCCTTACCGTGTGTTGAGCTTGTGCACGGGGGATATGGGCTTCTCTGCCGCGAAGACTTACGATCTTGAAGTATGGCTTCCGAGCTATGAGACCTATCGTGAAATCTCTTCTTGCAGTAACTGCGAAGACTTCCAAGCTCGTCGTGCAAACATCCGATTCCGTCGTGAAGCAAAAGGAAAGCCAGAATTCGTGCATACACTCAATGGATCTGGTCTAGCCGTGGGTAGAACCGTAGCTGCCATCTTGGAGAACTACCAGCAAGAAGATGGAAGTGTAATCATCCCTGAAGTGCTTCGTCCTTATATGGGAGGGAAAGAGCGGATTACGAAAGCATAGAGATTGGTTGTTACTCGCAAGGTATCATCATAAGACCCTTCTCCCAATATATTTAAGATAAATGATGTACTTGGGGGAGGGAACGATGAGACCATATCTAACGACGCGAAGCTTA includes these proteins:
- a CDS encoding YaaC family protein, which translates into the protein MLVDCIHRIACENPNEKMLSMFVYFESEPHVKSFLEKAYRTQHGDHASRFAFQNTHKFIYYIKQGREYYTAAFNSNILVKPLLIYYGMVSLLKAVILTSDPGYPAHTRVLQHGITSRKLKKLEYSFSEDEVKVQKEGLFPMVAQHLQSGHIVGEKFKLKDLLSMIPELRESYEKTYEEVSLIPLHISKHIDFSSPVTMFYLPEHILDKYHLSYESFIHFLNRRNQGKAIFAPHSLRAPKGIIRISWEHPLNIHVSESPSGFENDLFIQDYKGNHYFLLKDNPALFFPELMSHYMLMYILGMLCRYETELWGEIIFSFTSGEMFIINEFLNISLRKFPNMILNLLFNERFIFETM
- a CDS encoding D-alanyl-D-alanine carboxypeptidase family protein: MKYNIKKRIASLLTLALVFMLALPSGNQAEAAPAGINLEVKSAIMVEPTTGRILYKMNENEALPPASMTKMMTELLTLEAVKSGKISWDDKVKTSEYGHWMGRYGGSRVYLGLGEVRTVKELYEAMAIYSANDATVMLAEHISGTEENFAKLMNQKAAEIGMDNSYFVTSTGYPASGLKQFIPNAEGDNLMTAKDSAILAREIIMNHPEALEISSIPRKFFRGEDSPQKVRMDNWNFMLPSLVYGFEGVDGLKTGHTDAAKYCFTGTAERNGMRIITVVMGAETEAKRFAETKKLMTHGFNNYKMQTIATQGKEIEGFETVEVRKGKELEARAIPERNLVVPVRIDDEANYKPVVTTQEVIAPVKKGQSIGKIGVEYSGEDLQEYLRPTDQEQVMVQLVAKEEVEKGGMVRLFFRAIKSFVVGIFDSITGMF
- the pdxT gene encoding pyridoxal 5'-phosphate synthase glutaminase subunit PdxT; the protein is MRKVGVLALQGAVAEHMRLLEKAGAEAVAVKKVSQLDEIDGIIIPGGESTTIGKLMKQYGFDIALKEFHEQKKPLFGTCAGMIILAGQIAGQDWNHLGFMDITVQRNAFGRQRESFEIDLPVKGIADDFRAVFIRAPLILEVGQDVEVLSVHNDQVVAAQQGHLMVASFHPELTDDERIHGYFLELVEKYQSEPASV
- the guaB gene encoding IMP dehydrogenase, which translates into the protein MWENKFAKEGLTFDDVLLVPAKSEILPRDVDVAIQLSENVRLNVPIISAGMDTVTESAMAVAMARQGGMGIIHKNMSIEQQAEEVDRVKRSESGVISNPFSLRPEEQVYRAEEIMAKYRISGVPIVDEANHLVGILTNRDLRFVHDYSIAISEVMTKENLVTAPVGTTLKEAESTLQKHKIEKLPLVDENNVLKGLITIKDIEKAIQFPHAAKDKQGRLLVGAAVGVSKDLFERSAALIAAGADCLVVDTAHGHSKGVLDSVRELRAKYPDLTIIAGNVATGEATQDLIEAGASVIKVGIGPGSICTTRVVAGIGVPQVTAVFDCATVARKYGIPIIADGGIKYSGDITKAIGSGASAVMLGSLFAGCEESPGESEIYQGRRFKVYRGMGSLGAMKEGSKDRYFQENEKKLVPEGIEGRVAYKGPVSDIVFQLVGGLRAGMGYCGTKSLYELQENGKFVRITGAGLVESHPHDVHITKEAPNYSM
- the serS gene encoding serine--tRNA ligase, which codes for MLDIRRLRNDLEGVKQALGNRGGEFAGLDQFTELDEKRRSLLVESETLKNKRNTVSEEIAVKKRNKENADDLIAEMKGVGDKIKELDEEIRGVEEELDQLLLTLPNLPHESVPVGASEEDNVPVRQWGEPNTFSFTPKAHWDLAADLGILDFEAAAKVTGSRFVFYRGLGARLERALIQFMLDLHVDQHGYVEMMPPQMVNRASMTGTGQLPKFEDDAFKVQGTEYFLIPTAEVPVTNYHREEILTNDQLPIYYTAYSACFRSEAGSAGRDTRGLIRQHQFNKVELIKFARPEESYDELEKMTANAEKVLQLLGLPYRVLSLCTGDMGFSAAKTYDLEVWLPSYETYREISSCSNCEDFQARRANIRFRREAKGKPEFVHTLNGSGLAVGRTVAAILENYQQEDGSVIIPEVLRPYMGGKERITKA
- the pdxS gene encoding pyridoxal 5'-phosphate synthase lyase subunit PdxS, which gives rise to MIETGTSLVKRGMAEMQKGGVIMDVINAEQAKIAEAAGAVAVMALERVPADIRAAGGVARMADPTIVEEVMAAVSIPVMAKARIGHFVEAKVLEALGVDYIDESEVLTPADEVFHLNKKDFTVPFVCGARDLGEALRRIGEGASMIRTKGEPGTGNIVEAVRHQRTMQSQIRKVQSMSYDELMAEAKNLGAPYELLEYIHKNGKLPVVNFAAGGVATPADAALMMHLGSDGVFVGSGIFKSDNPERFAKAIVEATTHFQDYALIGQLSKNLGTAMKGIEISTLLKNERMAERGW